In a genomic window of Enterobacter asburiae:
- the malK gene encoding maltose/maltodextrin ABC transporter ATP-binding protein MalK, with protein MASVQLRNVTKAWGDVVVSKDINLDITEGEFVVFVGPSGCGKSTLLRMIAGLETITSGDLLIGDTRMNDIPPAERGVGMVFQSYALYPHLSVAENMSFGLKLAGAKKEVINQRVTQVAEVLQLAHLLERKPKALSGGQRQRVAIGRTLVAEPRVFLLDEPLSNLDAALRVQMRIEISRLHKRLGRTMIYVTHDQVEAMTLADKIVVLDAGRVAQVGKPLELYHYPADRFVAGFIGSPKMNFLPVKVTATAIEQVQVELPNRQQVWLPVDSANVQVGANMSLGIRPEHLLPSHIADVTLEGEVQVVEQLGHETQIHIQIPAIRQNLVYRQNDVVLVEEGATFAIGLPPERCHLFREDGTACRRLHKEPGV; from the coding sequence ATGGCGAGCGTACAGCTGCGTAATGTAACGAAAGCCTGGGGCGACGTAGTGGTGTCGAAAGACATCAATCTGGACATCACTGAAGGCGAATTCGTGGTGTTTGTGGGCCCATCAGGCTGTGGTAAATCTACTCTGCTGCGTATGATTGCCGGTCTTGAAACCATCACCAGCGGCGATTTGCTGATCGGTGATACCCGAATGAACGACATCCCGCCTGCCGAACGTGGCGTAGGCATGGTGTTCCAGTCTTATGCACTTTATCCCCATCTTTCCGTTGCCGAGAACATGTCTTTTGGCCTGAAGCTGGCCGGGGCAAAAAAAGAGGTCATTAACCAGCGCGTTACGCAGGTGGCGGAAGTGTTACAGCTGGCGCACCTGCTGGAGCGTAAACCGAAAGCGCTTTCCGGTGGTCAGCGTCAGCGTGTGGCGATTGGCCGTACGCTGGTGGCCGAGCCGCGCGTGTTCCTGCTCGATGAACCTCTCTCTAACCTGGATGCCGCGCTGCGCGTCCAGATGCGTATCGAAATCTCCCGTCTGCACAAGCGTCTTGGCCGCACGATGATTTACGTCACCCACGATCAGGTCGAAGCGATGACTCTGGCTGACAAAATCGTGGTGCTGGACGCCGGTCGCGTGGCGCAGGTGGGCAAACCGCTGGAGCTCTATCACTACCCGGCAGACCGCTTTGTTGCGGGCTTTATTGGCTCGCCAAAGATGAACTTCCTGCCCGTTAAAGTGACGGCGACGGCGATTGAACAGGTACAGGTGGAGCTGCCAAACCGTCAGCAAGTCTGGCTACCGGTGGACAGCGCCAACGTACAGGTCGGGGCAAATATGTCCCTCGGTATCCGTCCTGAGCATCTGCTGCCAAGCCACATTGCGGATGTGACGCTGGAAGGTGAAGTTCAGGTCGTCGAACAGCTTGGTCACGAAACACAGATTCATATCCAGATCCCCGCCATCCGTCAGAACCTGGTCTACCGCCAGAATGACGTGGTGTTGGTAGAAGAGGGTGCCACATTCGCTATCGGCTTGCCGCCAGAGCGTTGCCATCTGTTCCGTGAGGATGGCACTGCATGTCGTCGGCTGCATAAAGAGCCAGGCGTTTAA
- a CDS encoding maltoporin: MMITLRKLPLAVAVAAGVMSAQALAVDFHGYARSGIGWTGSGGEQQCFQATGAQSKYRLGNECETYAELKLGQEVWKEGDKSFYFDTNVAYSVAQQNDWEATDPAFREANVQGKNLIEWLPGSTIWAGKRFYQRHDVHMIDFYYWDISGPGAGLENIDVGFGKLSLAATRSSEAGGSSSFASNSIYDYTTRTANDVFDVRLAQMEINPGGTLELGVDYGRANPRDDYHLIDGASKDGWMFTAEHTQSMLKGYNKFVLQYATDSMTSQGKGLSQGSNIGTTDDINYGINNNGHLWRVLDHGAISLGDSWDLMYVGMYQDINWDNNNGTKWWTVGVRPMYKWTPIMSTLLEVGYDNVKSQETGETNDQYKITLAQQWQAGDSIWSRPAIRVFATYAKWDEKWGYAPTGKNSVAGYTPGMAYSDTTAKSFSRGDNDEWSFGAQMEIWW, encoded by the coding sequence ATGATGATTACTCTGCGCAAACTTCCTCTGGCAGTTGCCGTCGCAGCGGGCGTAATGTCTGCTCAGGCGCTGGCCGTGGATTTCCATGGTTATGCTCGTTCCGGTATCGGCTGGACGGGTAGTGGCGGCGAACAACAGTGCTTCCAGGCAACCGGTGCCCAAAGTAAATACCGTCTTGGTAACGAATGTGAAACCTATGCGGAACTGAAGCTGGGCCAGGAAGTGTGGAAAGAAGGCGACAAGAGCTTCTACTTCGACACCAACGTAGCGTACTCCGTGGCGCAGCAGAACGACTGGGAAGCCACTGACCCGGCGTTCCGTGAAGCTAACGTGCAGGGTAAAAACCTGATCGAATGGCTGCCAGGTTCCACCATCTGGGCCGGTAAGCGATTCTATCAGCGTCATGACGTCCACATGATCGACTTCTACTACTGGGATATTTCAGGTCCTGGTGCGGGTCTGGAAAACATTGACGTTGGTTTCGGTAAGCTCTCTCTGGCTGCAACCCGTTCTTCTGAAGCCGGTGGTTCTTCCTCCTTCGCCAGCAACAGTATTTATGATTACACCACCCGCACAGCGAACGATGTCTTTGACGTCCGTTTAGCGCAGATGGAGATCAACCCAGGCGGTACGCTGGAGCTTGGCGTTGACTACGGTCGCGCAAACCCACGTGATGATTATCATCTGATCGATGGCGCATCCAAAGACGGCTGGATGTTCACTGCTGAACACACGCAGAGCATGCTGAAAGGCTACAACAAGTTCGTTCTGCAATATGCAACTGACTCTATGACCTCTCAGGGCAAAGGTCTGTCGCAAGGTTCGAACATCGGTACCACCGACGATATCAACTACGGCATCAACAACAATGGTCACCTGTGGCGCGTACTTGACCACGGTGCTATTTCTCTGGGCGATAGCTGGGACCTGATGTATGTCGGTATGTACCAGGATATCAACTGGGATAACAACAACGGTACCAAATGGTGGACCGTGGGCGTTCGTCCTATGTACAAATGGACGCCAATCATGAGCACCTTGCTGGAAGTGGGTTACGACAACGTCAAATCCCAGGAAACCGGCGAAACCAACGATCAGTATAAAATTACTCTGGCACAACAGTGGCAGGCAGGCGACAGCATCTGGTCACGTCCTGCAATCCGCGTATTCGCAACCTATGCGAAGTGGGATGAGAAGTGGGGTTATGCGCCAACCGGTAAAAACTCCGTTGCAGGTTACACCCCAGGCATGGCCTATAGCGATACCACTGCGAAAAGCTTCAGCCGTGGCGACAACGACGAGTGGTCCTTCGGCGCCCAGATGGAAATCTGGTGGTAA
- the malM gene encoding maltose operon protein MalM, translated as MKMNKTLLALCLSAGLLASAPAVTLANVNFVPQNTTSAPAIPTAALQQLVWTPVDQSKTQTTQLSTGGQSLNVPGITGPVAAYSVPANIGELAITLTSEVNKQTSVFAPNVLILDQNMTPSAFFPSEYFTYQEPGVMSADRLEGVMRLTPALGQQKLYVLVFTTEQDLQKTTTLLDPAKAYAKGTGNAVPDIPDPIARHVTDGTLKLKVKTNSGSSVLVGPLFGSSGNGPVTVGNTAAPAYTAPAATAAAPVAAAAPAPAKKAEPVLNDTEEYFNNAIKQAVKRGDVDKALKLLDEAERLGSTTARSTFISSVKGKG; from the coding sequence ATGAAAATGAACAAAACTCTCCTTGCCCTTTGTTTATCCGCAGGGCTGCTGGCAAGCGCGCCTGCCGTGACGCTCGCTAACGTCAATTTCGTTCCGCAAAACACAACATCTGCGCCAGCTATTCCGACAGCGGCACTGCAACAGCTTGTCTGGACGCCTGTCGATCAGTCTAAAACCCAGACTACCCAGCTCTCAACGGGCGGCCAGTCGCTTAATGTTCCGGGTATAACCGGCCCGGTCGCTGCTTATAGCGTACCCGCCAATATCGGTGAGCTGGCCATTACCCTGACCAGTGAAGTTAACAAGCAGACGAGCGTATTTGCGCCTAACGTGCTGATTCTCGATCAGAACATGACGCCATCAGCCTTTTTCCCAAGCGAATACTTTACCTACCAGGAGCCTGGCGTGATGAGCGCCGATCGTCTGGAAGGCGTCATGCGCCTGACCCCTGCGCTGGGCCAGCAAAAACTCTACGTGCTGGTCTTTACCACCGAGCAAGACCTCCAGAAGACCACCACGCTGCTCGATCCGGCTAAAGCCTACGCAAAAGGCACCGGTAACGCGGTTCCTGATATTCCAGACCCGATCGCTCGTCACGTCACCGACGGAACGTTAAAGCTGAAGGTGAAAACGAACAGCGGTTCCAGCGTGCTGGTCGGCCCGCTGTTTGGCTCCTCCGGTAACGGCCCTGTGACCGTGGGCAATACCGCAGCACCTGCTTACACCGCGCCTGCTGCCACGGCAGCCGCACCGGTCGCCGCCGCAGCGCCAGCCCCGGCGAAGAAAGCAGAGCCGGTACTGAACGACACCGAAGAGTACTTCAACAACGCCATTAAGCAGGCGGTGAAGCGCGGCGATGTCGATAAAGCGCTGAAGCTGCTTGATGAAGCCGAACGTTTAGGTTCAACCACTGCCCGTTCCACCTTTATCAGCAGTGTAAAAGGCAAGGGGTAA
- the ubiC gene encoding chorismate lyase: MSHPALTQLRALRYFDQIPALDPQQLDWLLLEDSMTKRFEQQGKTVTVTLIQEGFVSGDEIASELPLLPQEERYWLREILLCADGEPWLAGRTVVPESTLSGPELALQRLGKTPLGRYLFTSSELTRDFIEIGRDAELWGRRSRLRLSGKPLILTELFLPASPLY, encoded by the coding sequence ATGTCACACCCTGCGCTAACGCAACTGCGTGCGCTGCGCTATTTCGACCAAATACCTGCGCTTGATCCGCAGCAACTGGACTGGTTGTTGCTGGAAGATTCCATGACGAAACGTTTTGAGCAACAGGGTAAAACGGTCACGGTGACCCTGATTCAGGAAGGGTTTGTCTCTGGCGATGAGATCGCCAGCGAGCTGCCGCTGCTGCCGCAGGAGGAACGCTACTGGCTGCGCGAAATTTTGCTCTGTGCCGATGGCGAACCCTGGCTTGCCGGGCGCACGGTGGTGCCCGAATCAACGCTTTCCGGGCCTGAGCTGGCGCTGCAGCGGCTGGGGAAAACGCCGCTGGGACGTTATCTCTTCACCTCATCTGAGCTGACCCGTGATTTTATTGAGATTGGTCGTGATGCCGAACTGTGGGGGCGCCGTTCCCGCCTTCGCCTGAGCGGTAAGCCGTTAATCCTGACGGAGCTTTTTTTACCGGCATCACCGTTGTACTAA
- the ubiA gene encoding 4-hydroxybenzoate octaprenyltransferase, whose product MEWSLTQNKLLAYHRLMRTDKPIGALLLLWPTLWALWVATPGVPPLWILGVFVAGVWLMRAAGCVVNDYADRKFDGHVKRTANRPLPSGQVTGKEARVLFIVLVLLSFLLVLTLNTMTILLSVAALALAWVYPFMKRYTHLPQVVLGAAFGWSIPMAFAAVSESLPLSCWLMFLANILWAVAYDTQYAMVDRDDDLKIGIKSTAILFGRQDKLIIGILQVAVLALMVAIARLNGLNWEFYWSILVAGLLFAYQQKLIAKREREACFKAFMNNNYVGLVLFLGLVMSYFS is encoded by the coding sequence ATGGAGTGGAGCCTGACGCAGAATAAGCTGTTGGCGTATCACCGCTTAATGCGTACCGATAAACCCATTGGCGCGTTGCTGCTGCTGTGGCCGACCTTATGGGCGCTGTGGGTGGCCACGCCGGGCGTGCCGCCGCTGTGGATCCTGGGCGTGTTTGTTGCCGGCGTCTGGCTGATGCGCGCGGCGGGCTGCGTGGTGAATGACTATGCCGATCGTAAATTTGACGGCCACGTAAAGCGTACTGCCAACCGCCCGCTACCCAGCGGCCAGGTGACCGGAAAAGAAGCCCGCGTGCTGTTCATCGTTCTGGTGCTGCTCTCTTTCCTGCTGGTGTTAACTCTGAACACCATGACGATTCTGCTGTCCGTCGCAGCGCTGGCTCTGGCCTGGGTCTATCCCTTTATGAAGCGCTATACCCACCTGCCTCAGGTGGTGCTGGGGGCGGCGTTTGGCTGGTCGATTCCGATGGCGTTTGCAGCGGTTAGTGAGTCCTTACCGCTTAGCTGCTGGCTGATGTTCCTGGCAAATATTCTCTGGGCCGTAGCGTATGACACGCAATATGCGATGGTTGACCGCGACGATGACCTGAAAATAGGCATTAAATCGACCGCCATCCTCTTTGGTCGTCAGGACAAACTCATTATTGGCATTCTGCAGGTTGCGGTACTGGCGCTGATGGTCGCGATTGCGCGCCTGAACGGGCTGAACTGGGAATTTTACTGGTCGATACTGGTGGCGGGATTGCTGTTTGCCTACCAGCAGAAGCTGATTGCAAAACGCGAACGCGAAGCCTGTTTTAAGGCGTTTATGAACAATAACTATGTCGGTCTGGTGCTGTTTTTAGGGCTGGTCATGAGCTATTTTTCCTGA
- a CDS encoding TRAP transporter substrate-binding protein — protein MKTTLKPLLAALCLSAFACTVSAQTIKAADVHPEGYPNVVAVQHMGEKLKQQTDGKLEIKVFPGGVLGDEKQMIEQAQMGAIDMIRVSMAPVAAILPDIEVFTLPYVFRDEDHMHKVIDGEIGKQIGDKLTANPKSKLVFLGWMDSGTRNLITKEPIVKPEDLKGKKIRVQGSPVALATLKDMGANSVAMGVSEVYSGMQTGVIDGAENNPPTFIAHNYMPVAKNYTLSGHFITPEMLLYSKVKWDKLSADEQQKILTLAREAQFEQRKLWNAYNDQALAKMKAGGVQFHDIDKTVFIKATEPVRAQYGDKHQDLMKAIADVQ, from the coding sequence ATGAAAACGACCCTCAAGCCGTTACTGGCCGCGCTGTGCCTGTCTGCTTTTGCCTGCACCGTTTCTGCCCAAACCATCAAAGCTGCCGATGTGCATCCTGAAGGCTACCCGAACGTGGTCGCGGTTCAGCACATGGGTGAAAAACTCAAACAGCAAACCGACGGCAAGCTGGAGATTAAGGTTTTCCCGGGCGGCGTGCTGGGGGATGAAAAGCAGATGATAGAGCAGGCGCAGATGGGGGCGATTGACATGATCCGCGTCTCCATGGCGCCGGTTGCCGCCATCCTGCCGGATATTGAAGTCTTCACGCTGCCATACGTCTTCCGCGATGAGGACCACATGCACAAGGTGATCGACGGGGAGATCGGCAAGCAGATTGGCGACAAGCTGACCGCGAACCCGAAATCGAAGCTGGTCTTCCTCGGCTGGATGGATTCCGGCACCCGTAACCTCATCACCAAAGAGCCGATCGTGAAGCCGGAAGATCTGAAAGGGAAGAAAATCCGCGTGCAGGGTAGCCCGGTAGCGCTTGCCACGCTGAAGGATATGGGGGCGAACTCGGTGGCGATGGGCGTCAGCGAAGTTTACAGCGGTATGCAGACCGGCGTGATTGACGGCGCGGAGAACAACCCGCCCACCTTTATCGCTCACAACTACATGCCGGTTGCTAAAAACTACACTCTTAGCGGCCACTTTATCACCCCGGAAATGCTGCTCTATTCAAAAGTGAAATGGGACAAGCTGAGCGCTGACGAACAGCAAAAAATCCTGACGCTGGCCCGTGAAGCGCAGTTCGAACAGCGTAAGCTATGGAATGCGTATAACGACCAGGCGCTGGCAAAAATGAAGGCGGGCGGCGTGCAGTTCCACGATATCGATAAGACGGTATTCATCAAGGCCACAGAGCCGGTGCGCGCGCAGTATGGCGACAAGCATCAGGATCTGATGAAAGCCATCGCTGACGTCCAGTAA
- a CDS encoding TRAP transporter small permease, with amino-acid sequence MSELYLKWMDRLYLLAMAVAGISLLVMTIVIPIGIFSRYVLNRGESWPEPIAIICMVTFTFIGAAVSYRAGSHIAVNMLTDRLPASLQRLCARVVDLLMLLISGLMCWYSYWLCVELWEQPVAEFPILTSGESYLPLPIGSAILILFVLERLLFGSQENRPVVLIGNHS; translated from the coding sequence ATGTCCGAACTCTACCTGAAGTGGATGGACCGTCTGTACCTGCTCGCCATGGCGGTGGCGGGTATTTCGCTGCTGGTGATGACGATTGTCATCCCCATCGGCATCTTTTCACGCTACGTGCTCAATCGCGGCGAATCCTGGCCGGAGCCGATCGCCATTATCTGCATGGTGACGTTCACCTTCATCGGCGCGGCGGTGAGCTACCGCGCCGGATCGCATATCGCGGTCAACATGCTGACCGACCGTTTGCCCGCGTCGCTGCAACGGCTGTGCGCGCGGGTGGTTGATCTGCTGATGCTGCTGATCTCCGGCCTGATGTGCTGGTACAGCTACTGGCTGTGCGTCGAACTGTGGGAGCAGCCGGTGGCGGAGTTCCCCATCCTGACCTCCGGCGAAAGCTATCTTCCGCTGCCGATTGGGTCGGCGATTTTGATCCTGTTTGTGCTTGAACGCCTGCTGTTTGGCTCACAGGAAAACCGTCCGGTCGTGCTGATCGGCAATCACAGTTAA
- a CDS encoding TRAP transporter large permease, protein MDAFVLLFTLAILLALGMPVAFAVGLSAVAGALWIDLPLEALMIQITSGVNKFTLLAIPFFILAGAIMAEGGIARRLVNFAYVFVGFIRGGLSLVNIVASTFFGAISGSSVADTASIGSVMIPEMEKKGYPREYAAAVTASGSVQAILIPPSHNSVIYSLAAGGTVSIATLFIAGVLPGLLLGVSLMVLCLCFARKRGYPKGDKIPLKQALKIMLDALWGLMTVVIILGGILSGIFTATESAAVACLWAFFVTMFIYRDYQWNELPKLMCRTVKTVTIVMILIGFAAAFGAVMTYMQLPMRITEFFTSLSDNKYVILMYLNIMLLLIGTLMDMAPIILILTPVLLPVTNSLGIDPVHFGMIMMVNLGIGLITPPVGSVLFVASAVSKQKIEHVVRAMLPFYGMLLVVLGMVTYIPAISLWLPGVLGMQ, encoded by the coding sequence ATGGATGCTTTTGTTTTGTTATTCACCCTCGCCATTTTGCTGGCGCTGGGAATGCCGGTGGCCTTTGCCGTGGGCTTAAGCGCCGTAGCGGGGGCATTGTGGATTGACCTGCCTCTGGAGGCGCTGATGATCCAGATAACCAGCGGGGTGAACAAATTTACCCTGCTGGCGATCCCGTTCTTTATCCTTGCCGGGGCGATCATGGCGGAAGGGGGCATTGCCCGACGGCTGGTCAACTTTGCCTACGTTTTTGTCGGCTTCATTCGCGGCGGGCTGTCGTTGGTGAACATCGTCGCCTCGACGTTCTTCGGCGCGATTTCTGGTTCGTCGGTGGCGGATACGGCGTCCATCGGCAGCGTGATGATCCCGGAAATGGAGAAGAAGGGCTATCCGCGCGAATACGCGGCGGCGGTCACGGCGAGTGGGTCGGTGCAGGCGATTCTCATCCCGCCCAGCCACAACTCGGTGATTTACTCGCTGGCGGCGGGTGGCACGGTCTCCATCGCCACGCTGTTCATTGCGGGCGTCCTGCCGGGCCTGCTGCTTGGCGTGAGTCTGATGGTGCTCTGCCTGTGCTTCGCCCGCAAGCGCGGCTATCCGAAAGGGGACAAAATCCCTCTCAAACAGGCGCTGAAAATCATGCTCGACGCACTGTGGGGGCTGATGACAGTGGTCATTATCCTTGGCGGGATCTTGTCAGGGATTTTTACCGCCACCGAATCAGCCGCCGTGGCCTGCCTGTGGGCGTTCTTCGTCACCATGTTCATCTACCGTGACTACCAGTGGAACGAACTGCCGAAGCTGATGTGCCGCACGGTCAAAACGGTCACCATCGTGATGATTTTGATTGGCTTTGCCGCGGCGTTTGGCGCGGTGATGACCTACATGCAGCTGCCGATGCGCATCACCGAGTTCTTCACGTCGCTGTCCGATAACAAGTACGTGATCCTGATGTACCTCAACATTATGCTGCTGCTGATCGGCACGCTGATGGACATGGCACCGATCATCCTGATCCTCACCCCGGTTCTGCTGCCGGTGACCAACTCGCTGGGGATTGACCCGGTGCATTTCGGGATGATCATGATGGTCAATTTGGGGATCGGGCTGATCACCCCGCCGGTCGGGTCGGTGCTGTTCGTGGCGAGCGCGGTGAGCAAGCAGAAGATCGAGCACGTTGTGCGGGCGATGCTGCCGTTCTACGGCATGCTGCTGGTAGTGCTGGGGATGGTGACGTACATCCCGGCGATCTCATTATGGTTGCCGGGGGTGTTAGGGATGCAGTGA
- the zntA gene encoding Zn(II)/Cd(II)/Pb(II) translocating P-type ATPase ZntA has product MSTPETSKKVPQFSALKLSPVPPKDDCCCEGACETQTQAPPESGNRYSWMVSGMDCAACARKVENAVKQVAGVNYVQVLFATEKLLVSADSDVMKQVEAAVSKAGYTLRSETAPAEKTSPFKENLPLITLIIMMAVSWGLEQINHPFGNMAFIATTLVGLFPIARQALRLIRSGSWFAIETLMSVAAIGALFIGATAEAAMVLLLFLIGERLEGWAASRARKGVSALMALKPETATRVNEGKRETVAISTLRPGDVIEVAAGGRLPADGTLLTATASFDESALTGESIPVERAAGEKVPAGATSVDRLVQLKVLSEPGDSAIDRILKLIEEAEERRAPVERFIDRFSRIYTPAIMLVALLVTVIPPLFFGAPWEGWIYKGLTLLLIGCPCALVISTPAAITSGLAAAARRGALIKGGAALEQLSQIRHIAFDKTGTLTVGKPQVTGVYPQAIGEDELLALAAAVEQGSAHPLAQAIVREAQGRGLNIPSATAQRALVGSGIEAVVDGKKVLIVAAGTLSHPQVEALEQAGQTVVAVMQDGAPLGMLALRDTLRDDAKDAVAELHQLGVQGVILTGDNPRAAAAIAGELGLEFKAGLLPADKVSAVTELNSRAPLAMVGDGINDAPAMKAATLGIAMGSGTDVALETADAALTHNRLTGLAQMISLARATRANIRQNIGIALGLKGIFLVTTLLGMTGLWLAVLADTGATVLVTANALRLLRRK; this is encoded by the coding sequence ATGTCGACTCCAGAAACATCTAAAAAAGTTCCACAATTTTCGGCGCTTAAGCTCAGTCCGGTTCCGCCGAAAGACGACTGCTGCTGCGAAGGCGCGTGCGAAACGCAAACTCAGGCGCCTCCTGAAAGCGGCAACCGCTACAGCTGGATGGTCAGCGGCATGGACTGCGCGGCCTGCGCCCGCAAAGTGGAAAATGCAGTGAAGCAGGTGGCGGGCGTGAACTACGTTCAGGTGCTGTTCGCTACCGAAAAGCTGCTGGTCAGCGCCGATAGCGACGTCATGAAGCAGGTTGAAGCTGCCGTCAGCAAGGCGGGCTATACCCTGCGCAGCGAAACGGCTCCCGCTGAAAAAACCTCCCCGTTTAAAGAAAACCTGCCCCTTATCACGCTCATCATCATGATGGCGGTCAGCTGGGGTCTGGAGCAGATTAACCACCCGTTCGGTAACATGGCGTTTATCGCCACTACCCTGGTAGGGCTCTTCCCGATAGCCCGTCAGGCTCTGCGCCTGATAAGAAGCGGCAGCTGGTTCGCCATCGAAACGCTGATGAGCGTGGCGGCCATCGGCGCGCTGTTTATCGGCGCGACGGCGGAAGCGGCGATGGTCCTGCTGCTGTTCTTAATCGGCGAACGGCTTGAGGGCTGGGCGGCGAGCCGGGCGCGCAAAGGGGTAAGCGCGCTGATGGCGCTGAAGCCCGAAACCGCCACGCGGGTTAATGAAGGCAAACGTGAAACTGTCGCCATCAGCACGCTGCGACCGGGCGATGTGATTGAAGTGGCCGCGGGCGGACGCCTGCCAGCCGACGGTACGCTGCTCACCGCCACCGCAAGCTTTGACGAAAGCGCCCTGACCGGAGAATCCATTCCGGTAGAGCGTGCCGCAGGCGAAAAAGTCCCTGCCGGTGCCACCAGCGTTGACCGCCTGGTACAGCTCAAAGTCCTGTCCGAACCGGGCGATAGCGCCATCGACCGCATCCTGAAGCTGATTGAAGAAGCCGAAGAACGCCGCGCGCCCGTCGAGCGTTTCATCGACCGCTTCAGCCGGATTTACACCCCCGCTATCATGCTGGTTGCCCTGCTGGTTACCGTGATTCCACCGCTGTTTTTCGGCGCGCCGTGGGAGGGCTGGATTTATAAAGGGCTGACCCTGCTGCTGATCGGCTGCCCGTGCGCGCTGGTGATCTCCACGCCGGCGGCGATTACCTCGGGACTGGCGGCGGCGGCCCGTCGCGGGGCGCTGATTAAGGGCGGCGCGGCGCTGGAACAGCTCAGTCAGATCCGGCATATCGCCTTCGATAAAACGGGTACGCTGACCGTCGGCAAGCCGCAGGTGACGGGCGTCTACCCGCAGGCGATCGGTGAAGACGAACTGCTGGCGCTGGCCGCCGCCGTGGAACAGGGCTCCGCTCACCCGCTGGCGCAGGCGATTGTGCGTGAAGCGCAGGGACGCGGGCTGAATATCCCTTCGGCAACCGCCCAGCGGGCGCTGGTCGGGTCAGGAATTGAGGCCGTCGTCGACGGTAAAAAGGTACTGATTGTTGCGGCGGGCACATTATCTCATCCACAGGTTGAGGCATTAGAGCAGGCCGGTCAGACGGTCGTTGCCGTGATGCAGGACGGCGCGCCGCTGGGCATGCTGGCACTGCGCGATACCCTGCGCGATGATGCAAAAGACGCCGTGGCGGAGCTGCATCAACTAGGCGTACAGGGCGTGATCCTGACCGGTGATAACCCGCGCGCGGCGGCAGCGATTGCCGGCGAGCTGGGGCTCGAGTTTAAGGCCGGGTTGCTGCCTGCGGATAAGGTCAGCGCGGTAACCGAGCTAAACAGCCGCGCGCCGCTGGCGATGGTGGGTGACGGAATTAACGATGCCCCGGCGATGAAGGCCGCAACCCTCGGTATTGCGATGGGCAGCGGTACCGATGTGGCGCTGGAAACGGCCGATGCGGCGCTGACCCATAACCGCCTGACCGGGCTGGCACAGATGATTAGCCTGGCGCGGGCGACGCGCGCCAATATCCGCCAGAACATCGGCATTGCGCTGGGTCTGAAGGGGATATTTCTCGTCACCACGCTGCTCGGTATGACCGGGCTGTGGCTGGCGGTGCTGGCGGACACCGGGGCGACGGTGCTGGTCACGGCGAACGCGCTGCGGCTGTTGCGTCGGAAATAA
- a CDS encoding lysoplasmalogenase, with protein sequence MLWSFIAVCFSAWLYVDASYRGPAWQRWLFKPVTLLLLLLLAWQAPMFNAISYLVLAGLCASLIGDALTLLPRQRLLYAVGAFFLSHLLYTIYFASQMTLSFFWPLPLVLLVIGALLIAVIWSRLEEMRLPVCTFIAMTLVMVWLAGELWFFRPTAPAMSAFFGAALLLLGNIVWLGSHYRRRFRADNAIAAACYFAGHFLIVRSLYI encoded by the coding sequence ATGCTTTGGTCATTTATCGCTGTCTGTTTTTCCGCATGGCTTTACGTCGATGCGTCCTATCGCGGTCCAGCCTGGCAGCGCTGGTTGTTTAAACCCGTTACGCTGCTGTTGCTTCTGCTTTTAGCCTGGCAAGCCCCGATGTTTAACGCCATCAGCTATCTGGTGCTCGCCGGGCTGTGTGCCTCCCTGATTGGCGATGCCTTAACCCTGCTGCCGCGCCAGCGCCTGCTGTACGCCGTGGGGGCGTTCTTCCTGTCGCATCTGCTGTATACCATCTATTTTGCCAGCCAGATGACGCTCTCCTTCTTCTGGCCTCTGCCGCTGGTGCTGCTGGTGATTGGCGCCCTGCTGATAGCAGTCATCTGGTCGCGTCTGGAAGAGATGCGTCTGCCGGTCTGTACGTTTATCGCTATGACGCTGGTGATGGTGTGGCTGGCCGGGGAGCTATGGTTCTTCCGTCCAACCGCCCCGGCGATGTCCGCCTTCTTCGGTGCGGCGCTGCTGTTACTCGGCAATATCGTCTGGCTGGGCAGCCACTATCGCCGCCGCTTCCGGGCGGATAACGCGATTGCCGCCGCCTGCTACTTTGCCGGGCATTTCCTGATTGTGCGTTCGCTGTATATTTAA
- a CDS encoding DUF2500 domain-containing protein yields MSKMPLFFIIVVAIIVIAASFRFVQQRREKADNDAALLMQKRVVVTNKREKPLNDRRSRQQQVTPAGTTMRYEASFKPETGDLEMTFRLEAQQYHRLTVGEKGTLSYKGSRFEGFEPER; encoded by the coding sequence ATGAGCAAAATGCCGCTGTTTTTCATTATCGTGGTGGCGATTATCGTCATTGCCGCCTCGTTCCGCTTCGTGCAACAGCGCCGCGAGAAGGCGGATAACGATGCCGCACTGCTGATGCAAAAGCGCGTGGTGGTGACCAACAAACGTGAGAAGCCGCTCAACGACCGCCGCTCGCGCCAGCAGCAGGTGACGCCTGCGGGCACAACAATGCGCTATGAAGCGAGCTTTAAGCCAGAAACGGGCGACCTGGAGATGACCTTCCGCCTGGAGGCGCAGCAGTACCATCGGCTGACGGTGGGAGAGAAAGGAACGCTGAGCTACAAAGGATCGCGTTTTGAAGGGTTTGAACCGGAGCGGTAA